In Saccharomonospora marina XMU15, one genomic interval encodes:
- a CDS encoding NUDIX hydrolase, whose product MPKKDYYDDPDAPPANSIVPAVTAVVRNESGEVLMIERTDNGLWALPGGAQDIGESVLDAVRREVEEETGLTVEVTGLSGIYSDPKHVIAYDDGEVRQEFSMCFHAQPLAGEPRASSESRQVHWVAPDRLDELDMHPSMRLRVDHAIKNADVVHLS is encoded by the coding sequence ATGCCGAAGAAGGACTACTACGACGACCCCGACGCACCACCAGCGAACAGCATCGTGCCCGCGGTGACGGCCGTCGTCCGCAACGAGTCCGGCGAGGTACTGATGATCGAGCGCACCGACAACGGCCTCTGGGCGCTCCCCGGAGGCGCACAGGACATCGGCGAGTCAGTGCTCGACGCAGTCCGGCGGGAAGTCGAGGAAGAGACCGGCCTGACCGTCGAGGTCACCGGCCTTAGCGGCATCTACTCCGACCCCAAGCACGTCATCGCCTACGACGACGGGGAAGTCCGGCAGGAATTCTCCATGTGCTTCCACGCTCAGCCGCTCGCGGGCGAGCCCCGCGCCAGCTCTGAATCACGCCAGGTCCACTGGGTTGCACCCGACCGGCTCGACGAACTCGACATGCACCCATCGATGCGCCTCCGCGTCGATCACGCGATCAAGAACGCGGATGTGGTTCATCTGAGCTAG